The genomic region AAGTACAGGTTGCAGCACTTCTAAATGATTGTTATGGCAATCCGGTTTCAAACGGAACTGCTGTTTATTTCTCTCTTGTAGCTGATTCACCCTGGGTTTCCATTGAAGGTAGTGCTACTGTGGGTAATGAAAACACAAACGGTGATTCTTTATTAGGGACAGCATTCACATTTTTAACCTATGAAGGCTCCCATACAAATGATACTGTTGTTATATCCGTAGAAGTTAGTGATTTTACAGATACAGATGAAGTAATTCTCCCAATTCAATTCCCGGTAATTGATATGGTTCCAGTACCTATGCACGTAGAATGGTTAGTGGGTAGTGATGAAAACCCCCGTTATGTAGAAATTTGGGTAACTGTAAAAGATGGACAGAATAATCCAATAAGCAACCAAGAGATTGTGTTTTCTTCTGACTTAGGTACTCCGGGTTATGGAGCTCCATACAATTTTCAGACATCTTATACCGGTTTGACAGATCAAGACGGTTTTTTATCACAGGATTATCAATTTGAATATTACGAATGCCCACCTTCCGTCCCCCCTCCAGGAATTAAAACTCCAACCATAAATGCACAAATTCTTGGAACTCAAACTCAGAATAATGTAACGGTTATTTTAAGTAATTACCATTAATATATCCATTATTTTATAGAGATATACTGACTAATTAAACGGAGAATCTAATTAATAAGGAGACTTGATGTCATTTAATCCCCAATTTGCTCGTCTTGGTGAAATCTTAGTTCACAATGAAGTTGTATCTGAAAAACAAGTAAAAGAAGCATTAATAAAGCAGAATAAATATGGGCTCAAAATAGGTGAAACCCTAATAAAATTGGGCTATGTTAAAGAGAATGAACTGTTGAAAGCCCTAAGTCAACAGCTCGAATATGAAATTGTTCAGGAAGAAGATCTGCTGGATCTCGAATCTGATACGGTAAAATTGATCCCCGAGCCATTTGCCGTGGAAAACAGAGTGATTGCAATTAGCCAAAAAAACGGTTCGATTATCGTGGCAATGACTGATCCGGAAAATATTGTTCTGCAAGATAACCTGAAAAAAATTCTCGGCGGAAAAGCTGTAATCCCAATCTTAATTGGAGAAAGAACGATAACTGATGCTCTTGAACGTCATTATAAAAGCATCAGAACTACCTCCCAGATGGAAGCTGCTGTTAGCGATTTTTCTTTTGTGGCTATTGATGATGACGAGAATGAAATTACGATTGAAGCAAAAGATAAAGAGGATGCTCCGGCTGTAAAAATTCTTAATCTCATTATTACAGAAGCAATAAAATCCGGAGCAACAGATATTCATATCGAACCGCTTACGCAAAGAACAAGAGTTCGATTCCGTGTTGATGGTGCTTTGCGTGAAGTTTTGTCTCCACCGATTGGATTACATCCGAGCATTATCTCACTTGTGAAAGTTATGTCAAAATTAAATATCGCAGAACGACGATTACCTCAAGATGGTCACATTTCCCTTCGCACATCAATCAAAAGCGTTGATGTCCGTGTTTCTATTACTCCGACGGTTCTCGGTGAAAAAGTTGTGATGAGATTACTCGATAAGGGTGAATTTGGGTTTACATTGAACACTTTGGGTTTCCTTGAAGATAATTTCAAAATATTTAAGAGGATGATTGCAAGACCTTACGGAATTATGGTTGTATCAGGTCCTACCGGAAGCGGAAAATCAACCACTCTGCATGCAGCTTTGAAGACTATTAAGGATATTGAAACAAATATTGTAACAGTTGAAGACCCCGTTGAATATCGGCTTGACGGCATTTCACAAATCGAGGCAAATCCAAAAATTGGATTGACTTTTTCAAATGCGCTTCGCTCTGTGCTCAGGCAGGATCCGGATATAGTTCTTATTGGTGAGATTCGGGATGAAGAAACCGCAGATATTGCAATTAAATTTTCATTAACGGGGCATCTTGTCTTTACAACCTTGCATGCAAACGATGCTCCTTCAACAATTACCCGATTGATTGATATTGGTATCCCAGCCTATCTTGTTGCTTCTTCTTTGAATCTCGTCATGGCTCAGCGACTTATGAGAAAAATATGCCCGAAATGTAAAACTGATTATCAACCGACGGAAAAGGAATTGTTTACAGCTGGAATTTCTCGTGAAGATGCGAAAGAGATAAATTTTAAAATTGGGACCGGCTGTGTCCATTGTGATAATACAGGTTATTCAGGACGAACCGGAATTTTTGAGATATTGGAAATCACTGCGGAAATACGAAGGTTGATTTTTGAAGGAGCGCATCAGGATATGATTCGAGATACTGCCATTAAAAATGGGATGGCTCTGTTGCATGAAACAGCGTTGCACAAAATGAAACAAGGAATTACAAGTATTCAGGAAGTTAATAAAGTAACGGTTTCTGGTATATAGAGAGAAAAAATAGGATAAGGAATTTATATGGCTGTATTTGATTATATTGTAAAAGACGATAAAGGAATTAGGGTTGAAGGGTCAATAAAAACCTCTTCAATGGATGAGGCAATTGATAAGCTGACAAAAGAAGGAAATACGATAATTTCCGTCAAATCCGCTGATGAAGGTGCTTTTAAAGGGAGATTGTCCCTATTTGATCGCCTGATTTTTGGTATTTATAAAATCAGAACAGGTGTGCGTTTAAGTGTTTTGGTTTTTTTTACAAGACAGCTTGCCACCATGTTCTCTGCCGGATTGACGCTTGAAAAATCAATTACGAATTTAGCAAAAGATGAAAAAAGCAAAAAATTCAGAAAAGTATTATTTAAACTGACAGAGGATATCAAGAAAGGCTTTAGTCTTTCCGAAGCTATGGATCAGCATCCGGGTGTTTTCAGTGCTTTATATGTTTCCTTGGTAAAAGCTGGAGAAGTGTCCGGTACTTTGCACACTGTTTTGGATGATCTCGCCATTTATCTTGAAAATATGCAGGATACTCGCAGAAAAGTATGGTCTGCTATGACTTATCCCATATTTATCCTTACATTTGTAGCTATTGTCGTTTGGGGGCTGTTCTATTTTGTCATTCCCATGTTTGCAAAAGTTTATGCGAATTTCCATGCAGATTTGCCGGGACCAACTTTAACAGCTATCGCTATCAGTAATGTTGTTAGTGCTAATTTGTTTTACACGGTTTTATTTTTATTAGCGTTTGCTATGATCTTTGTTTTATTTTATTTATCAGATAAAGGCAGATATTTTATTGATATGCTTCTTTTAAAAATTCCTGTGGTTGGAACAATGTTAGAATATTCCATAATGAGTAAATTTGCCAGAACTTTCAGCATTCTTATGTATGCCGGTATTCCTATTACCGAGGCATTGGAATTGGTAGAAAATGTTGTCCAAAATGCCGTAACAGAATCGGCTGTGCGGAAAGCGAGAATTATGATAAAAGAAGGATATACCGTGGCAGGTGCTTTCAAAAAAACGGGAGTATTTCCTTCTACAATTATCCAATTATTAGCCACAGGAGAAGAAAGCGGAGAACTGGATAAATTGATCAGAAAAGCTGCTGAATATTATGAAAAATTACTCAACTCGATAATTAACAGACTTACCTCTCTGATTGAACCTATTTTAGTAATTATTATGGCTGTCCTCGTTGGTTCAATAATTATTGTTACCTACTTACCTGTTTTCAAACTTGGTATGGCTATCAATGCCGGAACAAGATAATTTAAACATTTTAATAGCCTTCGGATTATTTAATAGTTCGGAGGCTTTTTTTTTGTGTTATCGTTTCCCATATCTAAAATTTTACAAATGACACCACTATTCGTGATTTATTTTTTTATATTTATTATTGGGGCTGGTATCGGAAGTTTTTTAAATGTCTGCATTTCTAGAATTCCCAATAAAAAATCTATTGTGTTTCCTCCGTCAATTTGTGCGAATTGTGGGAAGAAAGTAAAACCATATGATAATATTCCAATTATTAGTTATTTAATATTAAGAGGGAAATGCAGATTCTGTTCGGAAAAAATTCCAATCCATCATTTTATTGTAGAAATAGTTACCCCACTTCTTTATATTCTTATTTTCACATTGTGTGATAACCAATTTTCATTCCTCTTTTTTAAATACATTTTTTTTATTTCGGTTTGTATAATTATTTTTTTTATTGATTTCAAACACAAGATCATCCCCAATATATTAACCTTACCCTTGATAGTAATCGGATTTGGGTTGGTTTTTTTTAAAAATAATGATGTTTCTTATATTTCTTCGTTAATTGGTGCGGGTTTTGGATTTTTACTTTTTTGGGGATTGGCAGTTTTGTTTTATCGTGTTACAAACAAAGAGGGGCTTGGTGGTGGAGATATCAAATTGATCACAGCAATCGGGGCTTTTATCGGATTTTACGGAACTTTGTTTGTGATTTTGTCTTCTTCATTTCTGGCTATCATAATCATTGTTATTTTTCAACGAGATAAAAGTAAATATTTTCCTTATGGTCCTTTTTTGGTGTTAGCCTCAATGCTATATGTTTTTTTCGGCAAAAATTTAATAGAATATTATTTGTATTTTTTCTGAAGACAAACCTCAAAATTTCCACGTTGTGCTGAAAAAAAATAAACAATCCTTAAACCCCGAAACCTTACGTATGGTGGGATAACAACCATCTGCACGGTGCTTAAAAAATGGTAATTTACGGATGCATACTTCTTGGAAAGAAACAGACAAAAACAGAGAGGAAAAACCTCCAAAAGATAAAGAAATATTTTGCAGTTGATTTTTTATCAGTGCTCTCAGTGGTTAATCTTTCTGCTTTAACCTTTAGTCTTTGGTCTTTTATATGTGCTCTTATTGATGAAAAAACTATCGCAAAAAAAACAGAGAGATGCCCATTAATTGTCTGATAAGTTTGACAGATATTTCAGTTCATAAATATGATTACTAATTTTTGTGTTAGATTAAAATTATATATGGAGTCAAAATGAGTATAAAAGCATTACATTATAAAGTAATAGAAAAAATTCAAGAGGGGCAAATTTCTACGGTTTATAAAGTGAAGGATGTAGCAACCGACGAATTACTGGCATTGAAAATATTCACTCATGTAGAAATAGAAGATATAAAAATAAGTTTAAATCCGGATGTTATGTTTGAAATTACCCGTATATCCCATCCCAACTTGATCAGTGTATATGATTATGGTATTTATAACGATCAATTTTATCTTCTTTCTGAATTTGGCTATAGTCAGTCACTATGTAATTTTGAATTGACCCAACACACCCAAAAGGATTTTCTGGATATTGCGGTGCAGATTTGTTATGCTCTGGATTATCTACATAAAAATCATCTACTCCATAAGGATCTCAAGTTGGAAAACGCCCTTTATAGATGGGATGATTATAATAATGTTGTTGTGAAAGTATGTGATTTTGGTTTCAATAAAATCATCTCCACTGAAGAAACATATACCGAAGTAGAAAAGACCAATTTGCCTTATTGTGCTCCTGAAGTTCTTCAAAAGGCAGAATACTCAAAAAAAAGTGATTTTTATTCTTTGGGAATATTATTGTATAGGTTAGCTGTAGGGAATTTTCCTTTTACACAAGAAGAAATTAAGAAAATATCCCGAGGAGAAATTGCTAATATTATTCCGCAATTCCCCCAAACCGAGCAAATAGGGCTTGATAAAGCCATGCAGGAATTGATCTCCAATTTGATTTTCTTTAATAAGGAAGCACGACCAGATAGCAGTAGAGAAATAATTGAGTTTATCAATCGAAATTATCAGACGAATTATAGTGTTATTCAAGATGGTTATTTGTTAAAGCAAATAGAGTCTCGTTATTTCAAGATTCGTACAAGTGATATTGAACATTTTCAAAAATTTGTTGAGATAAATCTCGAAGAAAAGAAAGGGTCTTTGATATTATTTTCCGGTGATACCGGTGTAGGTAAAAGGCAAACTATGCAATATCTGAAATGGTTTTTGCTCTCCAGCAACAGTTATGTGATTTATTATAATTGTAACGAAATTCATCGTGATCCTTTCTTTATGCTCACTAAGGAGATATTTCTTACAAAAGAGCAACAGGGGAAAAATATTTTTTTGCAGGACAGTTCGGATAGGTTGAAAAAATTTCTCTTCGATTCAGAATCTGCTGCCTTAGAGGTTGAAGAAGATGAGAAAAGTCTTAAAAAGGATTTTCGTCTTGTAAAAGAGTATCTTTACAATTATTCGAAAGAAAAGCCCATATTTTTCTTTATTAGCAATATTCTTAAAATAAGTCAAGAAACTGTGGACTTTATCAAATATTTATCTGAGGATATTTCTGAGCATAACATGTTAATAGCATTCAGTTCTCCTGAAGAAGATATGTTTCAGGATATAAATAATCTGACAAAAATTCCCATAAAATTTTTAACAAATACTGAAACGAATATTTTTATTAAGGAATTGCTTGATGCGGATGTATCACAAGAATTGGGTGATGAGTTATTTTATTATTCAAACGGGAATCAACTAATTATTAAGCAGATTCTAATTCAATTGCTAAGGAAAGGTGTAATAAAGCAAGTAAATTCACAATGGCGTCTGAAAAATGATGTGCAAGAAATTGAAATACCTGATTTTGTAAAATCAATAATTAAAAGTAAAATTGAAAAAATAGCAGCAGAAGATATACAAAATTTATCACGATTGGCAATTTTGCAAACTCCGATATCAAAAGAGCTAATAAAATACATTTTGAAATTTAAGAGCAAAAAGCAAGTTTTTTTCTTTATTGAAAGGTGTAAACAAAATAATATCCTGGTGCTTCACGAAAAATATTTTAAAGAAGGGTATTACAAATTTATTTATCCCTGGGTAAAGGAAAAACTTGCTGAAAAC from Candidatus Cloacimonadota bacterium harbors:
- a CDS encoding ATPase, T2SS/T4P/T4SS family; this encodes MSFNPQFARLGEILVHNEVVSEKQVKEALIKQNKYGLKIGETLIKLGYVKENELLKALSQQLEYEIVQEEDLLDLESDTVKLIPEPFAVENRVIAISQKNGSIIVAMTDPENIVLQDNLKKILGGKAVIPILIGERTITDALERHYKSIRTTSQMEAAVSDFSFVAIDDDENEITIEAKDKEDAPAVKILNLIITEAIKSGATDIHIEPLTQRTRVRFRVDGALREVLSPPIGLHPSIISLVKVMSKLNIAERRLPQDGHISLRTSIKSVDVRVSITPTVLGEKVVMRLLDKGEFGFTLNTLGFLEDNFKIFKRMIARPYGIMVVSGPTGSGKSTTLHAALKTIKDIETNIVTVEDPVEYRLDGISQIEANPKIGLTFSNALRSVLRQDPDIVLIGEIRDEETADIAIKFSLTGHLVFTTLHANDAPSTITRLIDIGIPAYLVASSLNLVMAQRLMRKICPKCKTDYQPTEKELFTAGISREDAKEINFKIGTGCVHCDNTGYSGRTGIFEILEITAEIRRLIFEGAHQDMIRDTAIKNGMALLHETALHKMKQGITSIQEVNKVTVSGI
- a CDS encoding type II secretion system F family protein; protein product: MAVFDYIVKDDKGIRVEGSIKTSSMDEAIDKLTKEGNTIISVKSADEGAFKGRLSLFDRLIFGIYKIRTGVRLSVLVFFTRQLATMFSAGLTLEKSITNLAKDEKSKKFRKVLFKLTEDIKKGFSLSEAMDQHPGVFSALYVSLVKAGEVSGTLHTVLDDLAIYLENMQDTRRKVWSAMTYPIFILTFVAIVVWGLFYFVIPMFAKVYANFHADLPGPTLTAIAISNVVSANLFYTVLFLLAFAMIFVLFYLSDKGRYFIDMLLLKIPVVGTMLEYSIMSKFARTFSILMYAGIPITEALELVENVVQNAVTESAVRKARIMIKEGYTVAGAFKKTGVFPSTIIQLLATGEESGELDKLIRKAAEYYEKLLNSIINRLTSLIEPILVIIMAVLVGSIIIVTYLPVFKLGMAINAGTR
- a CDS encoding Ig-like domain-containing protein, which translates into the protein VQVAALLNDCYGNPVSNGTAVYFSLVADSPWVSIEGSATVGNENTNGDSLLGTAFTFLTYEGSHTNDTVVISVEVSDFTDTDEVILPIQFPVIDMVPVPMHVEWLVGSDENPRYVEIWVTVKDGQNNPISNQEIVFSSDLGTPGYGAPYNFQTSYTGLTDQDGFLSQDYQFEYYECPPSVPPPGIKTPTINAQILGTQTQNNVTVILSNYH
- a CDS encoding prepilin peptidase, giving the protein MTPLFVIYFFIFIIGAGIGSFLNVCISRIPNKKSIVFPPSICANCGKKVKPYDNIPIISYLILRGKCRFCSEKIPIHHFIVEIVTPLLYILIFTLCDNQFSFLFFKYIFFISVCIIIFFIDFKHKIIPNILTLPLIVIGFGLVFFKNNDVSYISSLIGAGFGFLLFWGLAVLFYRVTNKEGLGGGDIKLITAIGAFIGFYGTLFVILSSSFLAIIIIVIFQRDKSKYFPYGPFLVLASMLYVFFGKNLIEYYLYFF